One part of the Salinivirga cyanobacteriivorans genome encodes these proteins:
- a CDS encoding ABC transporter permease: MLRRILFSNIPMGYFTGAVLGTLVGFFLLMATFSAWNLYNAFIQSRAGQSQQYVTINKQISVLNTMSKDLSGFKPEEIEEIRHADFVADMAPYQRSSFGVQASRDASSNMPYMRTEMFFEAVPQRFLDKVPEAWDWKKGQEHIPVIIPKDYLDLYNFGFAKAQGLPNVSKSLVGQFSFELTLYGNRRVEKFTGSIAGFSNRIQSLLVPMGFLEAANARFNPAKNPRPDRLILKLKPNMEKDLYAFLKEKGYETTHDAFQGGKVSLFVHLSGGILLFIASLIILLALIVYALTLQLTVQRNKDEIYQLTLLGYKPIVIFRYYFVVQVILALLVLFVSGVFIEIITSRALEFLAERYIEIKQFSIWPTYLLAAGIMLIFIFITAMNTIKLIRKLARKGTL; this comes from the coding sequence ATGCTTAGAAGAATTCTTTTTAGCAATATTCCAATGGGTTACTTCACAGGTGCGGTTCTGGGCACTTTGGTGGGGTTCTTTTTGCTTATGGCTACATTTAGCGCATGGAATCTTTATAATGCTTTTATTCAAAGCAGGGCAGGGCAGAGTCAGCAATATGTTACAATAAACAAGCAAATCAGCGTATTGAACACAATGAGCAAAGACCTGAGCGGTTTTAAGCCTGAGGAGATAGAAGAGATTAGGCATGCTGATTTTGTTGCCGATATGGCCCCTTACCAACGATCTTCATTTGGTGTACAGGCCTCCCGAGATGCTTCTTCGAATATGCCCTATATGCGTACCGAAATGTTTTTTGAAGCTGTACCGCAGCGCTTTTTGGATAAGGTTCCCGAAGCGTGGGACTGGAAAAAGGGGCAGGAGCATATTCCGGTCATTATTCCCAAAGATTATCTTGACCTTTATAATTTTGGATTTGCCAAAGCGCAGGGTTTACCAAATGTATCTAAATCATTAGTTGGCCAGTTTTCTTTTGAGCTTACGCTATACGGAAACAGAAGAGTGGAAAAATTTACAGGATCAATAGCAGGTTTTTCCAACAGAATACAATCATTGCTCGTTCCAATGGGTTTTTTGGAAGCAGCAAATGCCCGGTTCAACCCAGCCAAAAATCCACGACCAGATAGGCTTATTTTAAAACTTAAGCCTAATATGGAAAAAGATTTATATGCCTTTTTAAAAGAAAAAGGTTACGAAACTACTCACGACGCCTTTCAGGGGGGTAAAGTTTCCCTGTTTGTGCATTTGAGTGGTGGTATTCTGCTCTTCATCGCATCACTAATTATTTTGCTTGCTCTGATTGTCTATGCGCTTACGCTCCAGTTGACTGTACAGCGAAATAAAGATGAAATATATCAGTTGACATTACTGGGCTACAAGCCAATAGTTATTTTTCGCTATTATTTTGTTGTTCAGGTAATTTTAGCGCTGTTAGTGTTATTTGTCAGCGGAGTATTTATTGAGATTATTACTTCCAGGGCGCTTGAATTTTTGGCAGAGAGGTATATTGAAATCAAACAGTTTAGTATCTGGCCAACCTACCTGTTGGCTGCCGGGATAATGCTGATTTTTATCTTTATAACTGCGATGAATACAATTAAGCTTATTCGCAAACTCGCCCGCAAAGGCACTTTGTAA
- a CDS encoding ATP-binding cassette domain-containing protein, translated as MKLALSGLLPYPLEEMTHAKNSFWQHGSCIFTPENNYEIIASSGRGKTTLLNVLFGIRNDYHGQFIIEDIPANNLKLSDWAHIRTHKISSVFQGLRLFRHLTGKQNIDIKNRLTGRLTDQQIKNLAKTLGIEQQMSQKAGLMSYGQQQRLAVLRAFAQPFEWLLLDEPFSHLDPVTAQITADLIRNECNVRSANFIVTRLMSEDYLQANEEIIL; from the coding sequence ATGAAACTAGCCTTATCAGGGCTGTTGCCATATCCTTTGGAAGAAATGACACATGCCAAAAACAGTTTTTGGCAGCACGGTTCCTGTATCTTTACTCCAGAAAATAACTATGAAATAATTGCATCTTCGGGCAGGGGAAAAACCACGCTGTTAAATGTGCTTTTTGGAATTAGAAATGACTATCACGGGCAATTTATAATAGAAGATATACCAGCAAATAACTTAAAGTTAAGTGATTGGGCTCACATAAGAACCCATAAAATAAGTTCTGTATTTCAGGGCTTGAGGCTTTTCAGGCATTTAACAGGCAAACAAAACATTGACATAAAAAATCGTTTGACCGGCAGGTTGACAGACCAACAGATAAAGAACTTAGCGAAAACTCTTGGCATTGAACAACAGATGTCGCAAAAGGCCGGATTGATGTCTTACGGCCAACAACAACGACTTGCTGTTTTGCGGGCTTTTGCCCAGCCTTTTGAGTGGTTGCTGCTCGATGAGCCTTTTAGTCACCTTGATCCTGTAACTGCTCAAATTACAGCAGATTTAATTAGAAATGAGTGCAATGTGCGGTCTGCAAATTTTATTGTAACACGCCTGATGAGCGAAGATTATTTGCAGGCTAACGAGGAAATAATATTGTAA
- a CDS encoding pyridoxal phosphate-dependent aminotransferase has translation MSTNKYKMPQGSLISFMSNKVKTYGGINFAQGIPGYNPPEALLHQLVSIAHDEIHQYAPGIGNLKLRKLILEQYKEFQFDDDQLLVLQGATEALSLVFQYIKNSLVQPFAAMAFDPVYESYRHLPRIMNVPFYAYAHKQFDTDHLLSFIEDHNIRVMFVNSPGNPFGAVFTEQQMTELRRICDSQGVYMIIDAVYSNLYYEKPPHYPIKDLSPQIFYINSFSKMLSVTGWRIGYLISHPSHTEGLRDIHDYIGLCTNAPLQQALANYLEQKHYGETYVNWLRETLKSAYKRMEKSLLKLNFDIPKANGGYYVWAKLPRNKDGFEFTMELYDEAEVAVIPGIHFSEKAHDFIRFNIARPENELLEGIKRIEEFCAKRDL, from the coding sequence ATGAGCACAAATAAATACAAAATGCCGCAGGGTTCTCTAATAAGCTTTATGAGCAATAAGGTAAAAACCTACGGCGGAATAAATTTTGCCCAGGGCATACCGGGTTATAATCCACCCGAAGCACTTTTGCACCAACTGGTATCCATTGCACATGATGAAATACATCAATATGCACCGGGAATTGGTAATTTAAAACTCAGGAAATTAATACTCGAACAGTACAAAGAATTTCAGTTTGACGATGATCAGCTGCTTGTCTTACAGGGGGCAACAGAGGCCTTGTCGTTGGTTTTTCAATACATTAAAAACAGTCTTGTCCAACCTTTTGCTGCCATGGCATTTGATCCTGTTTATGAAAGTTACAGGCACCTGCCCCGCATAATGAACGTACCTTTTTACGCCTATGCTCATAAACAGTTCGACACTGACCATTTGCTGAGTTTTATAGAGGATCATAATATAAGAGTTATGTTTGTCAACTCTCCGGGAAATCCTTTTGGAGCAGTATTCACTGAGCAACAAATGACTGAATTGCGGCGTATTTGCGATTCCCAAGGTGTTTATATGATTATAGATGCTGTTTATAGTAATTTATATTATGAAAAGCCACCGCATTATCCAATAAAAGATTTAAGTCCGCAAATATTTTACATCAACAGTTTTAGCAAAATGCTCTCAGTAACCGGATGGCGAATCGGTTACCTTATATCTCATCCATCGCATACTGAAGGGCTAAGAGATATTCACGATTACATTGGTTTATGTACCAATGCGCCTTTACAGCAGGCATTGGCCAATTATCTTGAACAAAAACATTATGGCGAAACATATGTGAATTGGCTGCGTGAAACATTGAAGTCAGCTTATAAGCGAATGGAAAAGAGTTTATTAAAACTTAACTTTGATATTCCTAAAGCAAACGGAGGATACTATGTTTGGGCCAAACTACCACGAAACAAAGATGGATTTGAGTTTACAATGGAACTTTACGATGAGGCCGAAGTAGCAGTGATACCGGGTATTCACTTCAGTGAGAAAGCCCATGATTTTATCAGGTTCAATATTGCCAGGCCCGAAAATGAGCTTCTGGAAGGAATTAAAAGGATTGAAGAATTTTGCGCTAAAAGGGACTTGTAG
- a CDS encoding sugar phosphate nucleotidyltransferase: protein MLKISKKLVAFIPSAGFGTRLMPLTRQKPKALVSFMGDPMLGRTIDKLSDLGIRRFIVNIHHFPEQIKDYLDAFNDRLDIRVSDETEKLLDTGGGLYKASKLLHDDEDVLLVHNVDLHTGFDLQKMLESHFENDNDITLAVSDRRSNRKLMFKDNELCGWKNTKTSELIKRFNCDTDVSLAFSGIHLVNKKVIKTKQTDDAFPLIPWYLSMDAGVKIAGWKHNPNEWFDLGTISRIEQAEKAIRNKQ, encoded by the coding sequence ATGCTAAAAATCAGTAAGAAATTAGTCGCATTTATCCCTTCTGCCGGTTTTGGTACACGTTTAATGCCACTAACGAGGCAGAAACCAAAGGCGCTTGTTAGTTTTATGGGTGATCCAATGCTGGGGCGTACCATAGATAAACTTTCTGACCTGGGGATCAGACGATTTATAGTGAATATACACCATTTCCCGGAGCAAATAAAAGACTATCTGGATGCGTTTAATGATAGGCTGGATATACGTGTGTCTGACGAAACTGAGAAACTGCTCGATACGGGAGGAGGACTTTACAAAGCCAGCAAATTATTGCATGATGATGAGGATGTGCTTTTAGTACACAATGTTGATTTACATACCGGGTTTGACCTGCAAAAAATGCTAGAATCGCATTTTGAAAACGATAATGATATCACATTAGCTGTTTCAGACAGGCGCTCGAACCGTAAGCTCATGTTTAAAGACAATGAGTTATGTGGTTGGAAAAACACAAAGACCTCTGAACTTATTAAACGTTTCAATTGCGATACAGACGTTTCGCTGGCTTTCAGTGGCATTCATTTGGTCAATAAAAAAGTTATTAAGACGAAGCAAACAGATGATGCTTTTCCTTTAATTCCATGGTATCTGAGTATGGATGCTGGGGTTAAAATTGCAGGATGGAAGCACAATCCGAACGAATGGTTTGACCTTGGCACCATTTCGCGAATAGAACAAGCAGAAAAAGCAATAAGGAACAAACAATAA
- a CDS encoding phosphotransferase: MDVAKLEKLFQNISGEVPEVSKLFKKSGSGRQYYRLKSKKLSLIGCMNSDIDENEAFFHLSGVFGKAGLNVPEVLAIDESRQYYIQTDLGDQMLYDLVTGRQTESLDDYLLDQYKKVLSALIDFQTINQSLIDSSKYYPLPVFNRQSIEWDLNYFKYYFLKLHDITFNERKLQTDFDAFIGQLLNDEMHYFMFRDFQSRNILLKNDEPWFIDFQGGRKGPLAYDLASLLYQAKANLTPDDRNKLLRHYLSELESKTDIDAARFMDYYYPNALLRTLQVLGAYGFRGLFQRKTHFLTSIGRALRNLKSILPSLSALNHVPELSRCLHELVERIPEYENKQTEKFKLVIQSFSYLDGGVPPDTSGHGGGYVFDCRMLPNPGRDPYYANMNGMDKEVKDYLEKHEEVEAFIANAIEFGTKHIETYLNKDFNYLSISFGCTGGQHRSVYCAEQTASQLKKIFPDIVIQVNHLIQKVTYQC; this comes from the coding sequence ATGGATGTAGCAAAGCTTGAAAAATTATTTCAGAATATTTCCGGAGAGGTACCTGAGGTGAGTAAACTTTTCAAAAAAAGTGGCTCTGGAAGACAATATTACAGGTTAAAAAGTAAAAAACTGTCGTTAATCGGCTGCATGAATTCAGATATTGATGAAAATGAGGCGTTTTTTCATTTGTCGGGTGTTTTTGGTAAAGCAGGTTTAAATGTACCAGAGGTATTGGCAATTGATGAATCCCGGCAATATTATATTCAAACCGATTTAGGCGATCAGATGCTTTACGATCTGGTTACAGGCCGTCAAACTGAAAGTTTAGATGATTATTTGCTCGATCAGTATAAAAAAGTACTTTCAGCGCTCATCGATTTTCAGACTATAAATCAGAGTTTAATTGATTCCAGTAAATACTATCCGCTCCCGGTATTCAACAGGCAAAGCATTGAATGGGATTTGAATTATTTCAAATACTATTTCTTGAAATTGCATGATATTACTTTTAACGAACGAAAACTACAAACAGACTTTGATGCTTTTATCGGGCAACTGCTCAATGATGAAATGCATTATTTCATGTTTCGCGATTTTCAGAGTCGCAATATACTCCTAAAAAACGATGAGCCATGGTTTATCGACTTTCAGGGGGGAAGAAAGGGACCGCTGGCCTACGATTTGGCTTCTTTGCTTTATCAGGCCAAGGCCAACTTAACACCAGATGACAGGAATAAACTCCTTAGGCATTATTTATCGGAACTTGAATCAAAAACCGATATTGATGCTGCACGTTTTATGGATTACTACTATCCAAATGCATTGTTAAGAACCCTGCAGGTTTTAGGCGCCTATGGTTTCAGAGGGTTGTTTCAGCGTAAAACACATTTCCTAACTTCAATTGGAAGGGCATTGCGTAATTTAAAATCAATTTTACCATCATTGTCAGCGTTAAACCATGTTCCTGAACTTAGCAGGTGCCTGCATGAACTTGTAGAACGTATTCCTGAATATGAAAATAAACAAACTGAAAAATTTAAGTTGGTAATACAAAGCTTCTCATATTTAGATGGCGGTGTGCCGCCTGATACAAGCGGGCATGGAGGTGGCTATGTATTCGATTGCAGAATGCTGCCAAACCCGGGACGCGATCCTTATTATGCCAATATGAATGGTATGGATAAGGAGGTGAAAGATTACCTGGAGAAACATGAAGAAGTTGAGGCTTTTATTGCAAATGCAATAGAATTTGGTACAAAACACATCGAAACATATTTAAATAAAGATTTTAACTATTTATCAATTAGTTTTGGCTGTACTGGGGGACAGCACAGAAGTGTATATTGCGCTGAGCAAACGGCTTCTCAATTAAAAAAGATTTTCCCTGATATTGTAATTCAAGTTAACCATTTAATTCAAAAAGTTACGTATCAATGCTAA
- a CDS encoding prolyl-tRNA synthetase associated domain-containing protein has protein sequence MIGQPAIYEKLKQLNISFDYYEHPPLNTIEDARKHKSWMDATFCKNLFFRNHKGKKHYLVILHHAYQLDIHDLEKRLKQGKLSFASEWRMEKYLGIKPGSVSPFGLINDKENHVHVFFDQNLQKAEKLSFHPNDNRATLNIKYDDFMRYMDDSQNAYEFLTLYD, from the coding sequence ATGATTGGACAACCTGCCATTTACGAAAAACTCAAGCAACTTAATATTAGTTTCGATTATTATGAGCATCCACCACTAAATACAATCGAAGATGCACGAAAGCATAAATCCTGGATGGATGCAACATTTTGTAAAAACCTGTTTTTCAGAAACCATAAAGGTAAAAAGCACTATTTAGTGATTTTACACCATGCCTACCAACTTGATATTCATGATCTTGAAAAAAGACTAAAGCAGGGAAAACTAAGCTTTGCCTCAGAATGGCGCATGGAAAAATACCTTGGAATAAAGCCAGGCTCTGTATCTCCATTCGGACTAATAAACGATAAGGAAAATCACGTACATGTATTTTTCGACCAAAATCTTCAAAAAGCAGAAAAATTAAGCTTTCATCCGAACGATAACAGAGCCACACTGAACATAAAATATGATGATTTTATGCGATATATGGACGATTCGCAAAACGCTTATGAGTTTCTCACGCTTTACGACTGA
- a CDS encoding HIT family protein encodes MSEIQHITGCPFCLNADHPLVFFASEYFRAIYNRAPILPGHTLVVPARHVAALDDLTITELEHIMVFTRKVNHIIKKLFPNEGFNWTLQDGQPAGQTIEHLHLHIIPRTEGDLPEPGDWYPKLQASKEKLIDSFSRPQHTEKELLHITEKLKSAAISNSNDFQS; translated from the coding sequence ATGTCTGAAATACAACATATAACTGGCTGTCCCTTTTGCCTGAATGCTGATCACCCCTTAGTGTTTTTTGCCAGCGAATATTTCAGGGCAATTTATAACCGTGCACCCATCTTACCGGGGCACACATTAGTTGTGCCTGCCAGACATGTTGCTGCACTTGATGATTTAACGATTACTGAACTGGAACACATCATGGTATTTACTCGAAAAGTAAATCACATTATTAAAAAGTTGTTTCCCAATGAGGGGTTTAACTGGACATTGCAGGATGGGCAACCTGCCGGGCAAACCATTGAGCATTTGCATTTGCACATCATTCCAAGAACTGAAGGGGACCTGCCTGAGCCCGGAGACTGGTATCCGAAACTGCAGGCTTCTAAAGAAAAGCTAATTGATAGTTTCTCCCGGCCACAGCATACCGAAAAGGAACTTTTACATATTACAGAAAAGCTTAAGTCTGCAGCTATATCAAATAGTAATGATTTTCAGTCGTAA
- a CDS encoding nitroreductase family protein — protein sequence MDLNDVFRQRQSVRNFTNQPIEQIKIEALKEALRYAPSSKAQFPCLFYFVKDPVIISQLAQSKPHGATFLEKAPFVIVFAADPEISDVWIEDTSIATTYAMLEVTNLGLGSCWVQIHNRFYNDKTTSEDFIRSLLQIEDKMRITSLLAVGYPAENINGGQKNIYANIIHVG from the coding sequence ATGGATTTAAATGATGTTTTTAGACAACGTCAAAGTGTAAGGAACTTTACTAATCAACCAATAGAACAAATTAAGATTGAGGCACTGAAAGAAGCATTAAGGTATGCTCCTTCTTCAAAAGCCCAATTTCCCTGTCTGTTTTATTTTGTAAAAGATCCGGTTATAATAAGTCAGTTGGCACAAAGTAAACCACATGGTGCGACGTTTCTGGAAAAAGCTCCATTTGTTATTGTTTTTGCTGCCGATCCCGAAATCTCAGATGTATGGATTGAAGATACCAGTATTGCTACAACTTATGCAATGTTGGAGGTTACCAACCTTGGACTGGGCAGTTGCTGGGTACAAATTCATAACCGTTTTTACAACGACAAAACAACCTCTGAAGATTTTATACGCAGCCTGCTGCAGATTGAGGATAAAATGAGAATAACTTCGTTATTGGCCGTTGGTTACCCTGCGGAAAATATTAACGGCGGCCAAAAAAATATTTATGCTAATATCATACATGTAGGTTAA
- a CDS encoding PAS domain S-box protein: protein MAYKPKGYFDYLDEPVLVYQLDKEGIPGNILYSNARAQEVLQYEPQDLLSRTICDICDISLNKSLDEIHKAAKNQASTIQIAFITGRESIVKLSVAIDISGNNEERIVEMVFTGLNLNTKESAEDVDRFYRMASHLHEGLAILEDRQIVYTNKAMEEITGFSAADINTLLESVESLAAPEEKNRVKNMLEEMQKNPDQKHILDFWIVTKQGERKFIHNSYSQRKTSRSVIQYVVTQDITQRKIAENIVKQKEQEFKSLAENSHGIIALFNRELQCMYINPEGARLLDKAADELINNPLSEFGFSEEVYANVKNKIINIFSQREREEFEINIASSEGQKYLNCVVIPETFVEGVMDTALAICSDETTLKQTELELAQLKNRYRLIINNLSDIIWILNSDFGTEYISPSVQKMFGYTVEEYLQLEYKDTYDEDGLSALNEMISHISQGLKTENIQQIKQSYIFETKAKCKDGSYVWVEIIARPMFDKQSQFVGMNGVTRDISKRKKAELDLVDAKEKAIEADRLKSAFLANMSHEIRTPMNAIIGFTDLLNEDDVDKDTREEYVELINSNSTHLLKLIDDIIDISKIEAGELKIDKTEIDLKTLFNDLYHVQLEALKNANKSNKVELNYDLPAENIAIVTDPMRLKQIMTNLISNSIKFTSEGTIRYGITIHDKDFVRFFVTDTGVGMTDEKLTYIFDRFRQVEEHTSRQYQGSGLGLAISKQLVTLLGGEIWVESEIGKGTSFYFTLPHQWEGDPQFEKAIEEKEEDIYNVLIVEDDDTNYQLLKEILKPRNYRIFRAYDGIEALEINEDEDLDIILMDIQLPRMDGYEATQRIRQEDADLPIIAQTAYANYNDVVKSLDAGCNDFIAKPIKRKKLLAMIDKYMHKEN, encoded by the coding sequence ATGGCCTACAAACCTAAGGGATATTTCGATTACCTGGATGAACCAGTGCTGGTTTATCAACTCGATAAAGAAGGAATACCCGGAAATATTTTATATTCAAATGCCAGAGCGCAAGAGGTGTTGCAATATGAACCACAGGATCTTTTGTCACGAACCATTTGCGATATATGCGATATTTCATTGAATAAGTCGTTGGACGAGATTCATAAAGCTGCCAAGAACCAGGCAAGTACAATCCAAATAGCATTTATTACCGGCCGTGAAAGTATAGTTAAGTTGAGTGTAGCGATTGACATTTCAGGGAATAATGAAGAGCGAATTGTTGAGATGGTATTTACAGGGTTAAACCTTAATACTAAAGAAAGTGCCGAAGATGTAGATCGCTTTTACCGCATGGCTTCGCATTTGCATGAAGGATTGGCTATTCTGGAAGACCGGCAAATTGTTTATACCAATAAGGCAATGGAAGAAATAACCGGTTTTAGCGCTGCCGATATTAATACCTTGCTGGAGAGTGTGGAGTCTCTTGCCGCACCTGAAGAGAAGAACAGAGTGAAAAATATGCTGGAAGAAATGCAGAAAAATCCGGATCAGAAACATATTCTGGATTTTTGGATTGTAACCAAACAGGGAGAACGGAAGTTCATCCACAATAGCTATTCTCAAAGGAAAACCAGCAGATCGGTAATTCAATATGTGGTTACCCAGGATATCACACAGAGAAAAATTGCTGAAAATATTGTAAAACAAAAAGAGCAGGAGTTTAAATCTCTGGCTGAAAACTCACATGGTATAATTGCGCTTTTTAACCGTGAATTACAATGTATGTATATAAACCCCGAAGGGGCAAGGTTGTTGGATAAAGCTGCAGATGAGCTCATTAATAATCCACTGTCTGAATTTGGTTTTTCAGAAGAGGTTTATGCTAATGTGAAGAATAAAATAATAAATATTTTTTCGCAACGGGAACGTGAGGAATTTGAGATCAATATAGCATCAAGTGAAGGTCAAAAGTATTTAAATTGCGTTGTAATTCCGGAGACTTTTGTTGAGGGAGTAATGGATACAGCTTTAGCCATATGTTCTGATGAAACTACTCTAAAACAAACAGAACTTGAGCTGGCACAGTTAAAAAACCGGTACCGGTTAATAATAAACAACCTTTCAGATATTATTTGGATATTAAACAGTGATTTTGGAACAGAATATATTTCGCCCAGCGTGCAAAAAATGTTTGGTTATACTGTTGAAGAGTATCTTCAGTTGGAATACAAAGATACGTATGACGAAGACGGTTTAAGTGCGTTAAATGAAATGATATCTCATATATCACAGGGGCTAAAAACCGAAAACATACAGCAAATTAAACAATCTTATATTTTTGAAACAAAAGCCAAATGCAAAGATGGCTCTTATGTGTGGGTGGAAATAATTGCACGGCCAATGTTCGATAAACAGAGCCAGTTTGTAGGCATGAACGGCGTTACAAGAGATATATCGAAACGAAAAAAAGCAGAGCTCGATTTGGTTGACGCCAAAGAAAAAGCTATTGAGGCAGATAGACTTAAAAGCGCTTTTTTGGCAAATATGAGCCATGAAATTCGCACACCAATGAATGCCATTATCGGATTTACCGATTTATTGAACGAAGATGATGTTGACAAAGACACAAGGGAAGAGTATGTGGAACTAATTAATTCAAATTCCACGCATCTGTTAAAGCTTATCGATGACATTATTGATATATCGAAAATTGAAGCGGGTGAGTTAAAAATAGATAAGACAGAAATTGATCTGAAAACGCTTTTTAATGACCTTTACCATGTGCAGCTTGAGGCACTAAAAAATGCAAATAAATCAAATAAAGTTGAGCTTAACTATGATTTGCCCGCAGAAAATATTGCTATTGTAACCGACCCCATGCGCCTTAAACAAATTATGACCAATTTAATCAGTAACAGTATTAAATTCACCAGCGAGGGGACAATTAGATATGGCATAACCATTCATGATAAAGATTTTGTACGGTTTTTTGTGACTGATACCGGCGTTGGCATGACCGATGAAAAATTAACCTATATTTTTGATCGTTTCAGACAGGTGGAAGAGCATACAAGCCGCCAATATCAGGGGTCCGGCCTGGGGTTGGCAATATCTAAGCAATTGGTCACATTACTTGGAGGAGAAATTTGGGTAGAATCGGAAATTGGTAAGGGCACATCATTTTATTTTACATTGCCACATCAATGGGAAGGCGACCCCCAATTCGAGAAAGCCATTGAAGAAAAAGAAGAAGATATTTATAATGTACTCATAGTTGAAGATGATGATACCAATTATCAATTATTGAAAGAAATTCTTAAACCCCGTAACTATCGTATTTTTAGAGCTTATGATGGAATAGAAGCGCTTGAAATTAATGAAGATGAGGATCTTGATATTATTTTGATGGATATACAGCTTCCCAGAATGGACGGGTATGAAGCTACGCAAAGAATCAGACAGGAAGATGCTGATTTGCCCATTATAGCTCAAACAGCTTATGCCAATTATAACGATGTGGTTAAATCATTAGATGCAGGGTGTAACGATTTTATAGCTAAGCCTATTAAACGAAAAAAGCTTTTAGCTATGATTGATAAATACATGCACAAAGAAAATTAA
- a CDS encoding isoaspartyl peptidase/L-asparaginase family protein, with the protein MDTTKVRPYLFILLVFAIPLLLIPVIKMAKNDSQLLQEPPAQTQKDTLRGDYAIIIHGGAGNFTADDLSEAEKLAYKKALFEALESGKSMLSSGKEAVYVVENVINMLEDDSLFNAGKGAVLTHEGHAELDASIMRGYDRNAGAVAGVRTIRNPISAARMVMDSSVHVLLSGRGAEAFSRTVGLKQVDNSYFITEKSQKRLKVSIDKHGTVGCAVLDTHGNLAAGTSTGGMNNKRYGRIGDSPIIGAGTWADNQTCAISATGWGEYFIRLGVAHEISALMRYEEVSLEGAAHEVINKQLEQLGGYGGIIGVDAFGNVTAVFNTTGMYRAYYDAQGKQEIKLFLD; encoded by the coding sequence ATGGATACTACCAAAGTTCGACCCTATCTGTTTATTCTGCTTGTTTTTGCTATCCCATTATTGCTGATTCCAGTGATCAAAATGGCCAAAAATGATAGTCAGTTATTGCAAGAACCTCCTGCACAAACCCAAAAAGATACGTTACGCGGAGATTATGCCATAATTATTCATGGTGGAGCAGGTAATTTTACTGCAGATGATTTATCTGAAGCAGAAAAACTGGCTTATAAAAAAGCCTTGTTTGAGGCACTGGAATCCGGGAAATCGATGCTCTCATCTGGCAAAGAAGCAGTTTATGTAGTTGAAAATGTAATTAATATGCTGGAAGATGATTCGCTTTTCAACGCGGGAAAAGGGGCTGTACTTACCCATGAGGGGCATGCTGAACTCGATGCATCTATTATGCGTGGTTATGATCGAAATGCAGGAGCCGTTGCAGGCGTAAGGACCATTCGTAATCCTATATCAGCTGCTCGTATGGTGATGGACAGTAGTGTACATGTGCTGCTGTCTGGCCGTGGTGCCGAGGCTTTTAGTCGTACAGTGGGTTTGAAACAGGTGGATAATAGCTACTTTATAACTGAAAAATCACAGAAACGGCTTAAAGTATCTATTGATAAACATGGAACAGTGGGCTGTGCAGTTTTAGATACCCACGGCAATCTTGCAGCGGGAACCAGTACCGGCGGAATGAACAATAAACGATACGGACGCATAGGCGATTCACCAATTATTGGAGCAGGCACGTGGGCCGATAATCAAACATGTGCTATTTCTGCAACAGGATGGGGTGAGTATTTTATCCGTTTGGGTGTAGCCCATGAGATATCTGCGCTTATGAGGTATGAAGAAGTGAGCCTTGAAGGTGCTGCGCATGAGGTTATAAATAAGCAACTCGAACAACTTGGAGGATATGGTGGCATTATAGGTGTTGATGCATTTGGCAATGTCACTGCAGTTTTTAATACAACAGGTATGTACAGGGCTTATTACGATGCGCAAGGCAAGCAGGAAATTAAGTTGTTTTTGGATTGA